Proteins encoded within one genomic window of Anopheles gambiae chromosome 3, idAnoGambNW_F1_1, whole genome shotgun sequence:
- the LOC1280005 gene encoding replication factor C subunit 3, translating into MSLWVDRYRPRELAKLDYHKPQASQLINLCSQGDFPHLMFYGPSGAGKKTRIICLLRELYGPGVERLRNEVMNFTTPSNKKIEIMTVSSNYHIEVNPSDVGIYDRVVITDMIKQIAQTQQIDPSGQREFKTIVLSEVDELTKDAQHALRRTMEKYVATCRLILCVNSTSRIIPAVKSRCLGIRVSAPTEDEIVSIMNSICKKENLHIPPELATRIAQKSERNLRRAILTLEACKVMQYPFTANQEIPDMDWQTYLKETANMIVQEQTPQRMEVVRERLYELLSQGIPPDIIFKGLVQILVKNCDMSLKTQTLSFAGLYDHRMQRGSKHIFHLEAFVAQFMALYKKFLNQVSVMDMDDF; encoded by the exons ATGTCGCTCTGGGTTGACCGCTACCGGCCGCGGGAACTGGCGAAGCTGGACTACCACAAACCGCAAGCAAGCCAGCTAATAAATCTGTGCTCGCAGGGCGACTTTCCGCACCTGATGTTCTACGGTCCGTCCGGGGCGGGCAAGAAAACGCGCATCATCTGCCTGCTGCGCGAGCTGTACGGCCCGGGCGTCGAGCGGCTACGCAATGAGGTGATGAACTTTACCACACCGTCGAACAAAAAGATCGAAATCATGACCGTCAGCAGCAACTATCACATCGAGGTGAATCCGTCCGACGTCGGCATCTACGATCGGGTCGTCATCACGGACATGATCAAACAGATTGCCCAAACGCAACAAATCGACCCGTCGGGGCAGCGGGAGTTCAAAACGATCGTACTGTCGGAGGTGGACGAGCTGACGAAGGACGCACAGCATGCGCTGCGTCGCACGATGGAAAAGTATGTGGCCACGTGCCGGTTGATACTGTGCGTGAACTCCACGTCGCGCATCATTCCGGCGGTCAAGAGCCGTTGCCTCGGGATACGCGTATCGGCACCGACGGAGGATGAGATTGTGTCTATCATGAAT tcaATCTGCAAAAAGGAGAACCTTCACATTCCGCCCGAGCTGGCGACCAGGATTGCGCAAAAGTCGGAGCGAAACCTGCGCCGCGCCATACTCACGCTGGAAGCGTGCAAGGTGATGCAGTACCCGTTCACCGCCAACCAGGAAATACCGGACATGGACTGGCAGACGTACCTGAAGGAGACGGCCAACATGATCGTGCAGGAGCAAACGCCCCAGCGTATGGAGGTGGTGCGCGAACGGCTGTACGAGCTGCTGTCGCAGGGCATTCCGCCGGACATCATCTTCAAGGGTTTGGTGCAGATACTCGTGAAGAACTGCGACATGAGCCTGAAGACGCAGACGCTCAGCTTCGCCGGCCTGTACGACCATCGGATGCAGCGGGGCAGCAAGCACATTTTCCACCTGGAAGCGTTCGTGGCGCAGTTTATGGCACTGTACAAGAAATTCCTCAACCAAGTGTCGGTAATGGATAtggatgatttttga
- the LOC1280006 gene encoding protein arginine N-methyltransferase 5 — protein MAMDQKVNISVSLYLDTAGNLSKEIDSASKANCSSVTVPIVHWNYNREFVREPLRSKHGPFTRSDLLLSSTQWLNRVICRIGDNLDLDSPVDHIQRQAERTIRQEMSFAEHLVQNGYLYTKLSSTNCANFARTVGCTMFKGTLLVEVPITNPKLTQHGWRRDVAEDADATVESTWSWWNTFRCHADYNPTVKVALELTADVPKQEEIFRWLGEPVDAIVLPANIFLTNAKNYPVLSKAHQSMLNLFYRTFSCHFILKANPSDGHLAHYVDYIKYTIQHNYVKNPLHGYEDLLQIPLQPLYDNLDSFTYEVFEKDPVKYIYYQNAIEQALLDRVPEADRATATTIIMVVGGGRGPLVRAALNASQTTNCKVKVYVIEKNPNAIVTLTAHINELWRDRDVELISTDMREFNPPEKADILVSELLGSFGDNELSPECLDGAQKHLKDSGISIPCKSTSYINPCFGSKVYNQVRLLERSPHWKDRVISSRHMEQAYVAYQKNAYHIDNPQPLFEFVHPNRESDDPIDNNRYKAVRFRAALDCVMNGFTGYFDTVLYKDITLSIHPFTHTKGLASWFSMFIPLTDPVQLRKGDEITVHFWRCVASHKVWYEWSLSAPVVTHVHNIDGRGQPIWQ, from the coding sequence ATGGCGATGGATCAAAAGGTGAACATTTCCGTATCGCTCTACCTCGACACGGCCGGCAACCTGTCCAAGGAGATCGACAGCGCATCGAAAGCGAACTGCAGCTCCGTCACCGTGCCCATCGTGCACTGGAACTACAATCGGGAGTTTGTGCGGGAACCGCTTCGCTCCAAGCACGGTCCCTTCACGCGCTCCGATCTGTTGCTGTCCTCTACGCAATGGTTAAACCGTGTGATTTGCCGGATCGGCGACAATCTCGACCTGGACTCACCGGTCGACCACATACAGCGGCAGGCGGAGCGTACAATCCGGCAGGAGATGTCATTTGCCGAGCATCTGGTGCAGAATGGGTACCTTTACACGAAGCTGTCCAGCACGAACTGTGCCAACTTTGCCCGCACGGTCGGCTGTACCATGTTCAAGGGAACGCTGCTGGTGGAAGTGCCCATCACGAACCCGAAACTCACACAGCACGGTTGGCGGCGTGACGTGGCGGAGGATGCGGACGCGACGGTGGAGAGCACCTGGAGCTGGTGGAACACCTTCCGCTGCCATGCGGACTACAATCCTACCGTGAAGGTGGCCCTGGAGCTGACGGCGGACGTGCCGAAGCAGGAGGAAATCTTCCGCTGGCTGGGCGAACCGGTCGATGCGATCGTACTGCCGGCGAACATTTTCCTCACCAATGCCAAAAACTATCCCGTCCTTTCGAAGGCTCACCAATCGATGTTGAATCTCTTCTACCGGACGTTTAGCTGCCATTTCATACTGAAGGCGAACCCGTCGGATGGCCATCTGGCGCATTACGTGGACTACATCAAGTACACGATACAGCACAACTACGTCAAGAATCCGCTGCACGGGTACGAAGATTTGCTCCAGATCCCGCTGCAACCGCTGTACGACAATCTGGACAGCTTCACGTACGAGGTGTTCGAGAAAGATCCGGTCAAGTACATTTACTACCAGAACGCCATCGAACAGGCGCTGTTGGATCGGGTGCCGGAAGCGGATCGTGCCacagccaccaccatcattatGGTCGTTGGCGGTGGGCGGGGACCGTTGGTGCGTGCCGCACTAAACGCTTCGCAAACCACCAACTGCAAGGTGAAGGTGTACGTGATAGAGAAAAACCCGAACGCGATCGTGACGCTGACGGCGCACATTAACGAGCTGTGGCGCGACCGGGACGTGGAGCTCATCTCGACGGATATGCGCGAGTTTAACCCACCGGAAAAGGCCGACATACTGGTGTCGGAGCTGTTGGGCTCGTTCGGCGACAATGAACTGTCGCCGGAGTGTTTGGATGGGGCGCAGAAGCACCTGAAGGACAGCGGGATCAGCATACCGTGCAAATCGACCTCGTACATTAACCCGTGCTTCGGCTCGAAGGTGTACAACCAGGTGCGGCTGCTCGAGCGCAGTCCCCACTGGAAGGATCGGGTGATCTCCTCCCGCCACATGGAGCAAGCGTACGTGGCGTATCAGAAGAATGCGTACCACATCGACAACCCTCAGCCGCTGTTTGAGTTCGTGCACCCGAACAGGGAGAGTGACGATCCGATCGATAACAACCGGTACAAGGCGGTTCGGTTCCGGGCCGCGCTGGACTGCGTGATGAATGGGTTCACCGGGTACTTCGACACGGTACTGTACAAGGACATTACGCTCAGCATACATCCGTTTACGCACACGAAGGGGTTGGCGTCCTGGTTTTCGATGTTTATACCGCTGACGGATCCGGTGCAGCTACGCAAGGGTGACGAAATTACGGTACACTTCTGGCGGTGCGTTGCCTCGCACAAGGTGTGGTACGAGTGGAGCCTTAGCGCGCCGGTGGTGACGCACGTGCACAACATCGACGGACGGGGGCAACCGATATGGCAGTAG